From the genome of Chania multitudinisentens RB-25, one region includes:
- a CDS encoding glutamate decarboxylase, translating to MDKTNVFTNYNENDDVYASIDLAKSMPKSVFPAEERNPRNVFNAIRDELMLDGNSRQNLATFCQTWVDDEIRELMDLSIDKNMIDKDEYPQTAEIEARCVRMLADLWNSPTPETTLGCSTIGSSEAAMLGGLALKWQWRKKRAEQGLTADKPNLICGPVQICWHKFARYFDVELREIPLEGDRLIMSPEEVLKRVDENTIGVVPTLGVTFTCQYEPVKAVSDALDKLQNETGLDIPMHVDGASGGFLAPFCVPELEWDFRLPRVKSINTSGHKFGLAPLGAGWIVWREVSDLPEELIFNVNYLGGNMPTFALNFSRPGGQIVAQYYNFLRLGREGYAKIHNACYATAQYLAEEIGKIGPFEILFDGDSSKGIPALAWKLKDNAALGGYNLYDLADKLRSRGWQVPAYSMPAHREDLVIQRILVRHGVSYDLGCLLIDDIKRALDYFANHPVTHPLSEEEASGFNHG from the coding sequence ATGGATAAGACTAACGTATTTACCAATTACAATGAAAATGATGATGTTTACGCCTCCATTGATTTGGCGAAATCAATGCCGAAATCCGTTTTCCCGGCTGAAGAACGTAATCCCCGTAATGTTTTTAATGCTATTCGTGATGAACTCATGCTGGACGGTAATTCACGCCAGAATCTGGCAACATTTTGTCAGACGTGGGTAGATGACGAGATTCGCGAATTAATGGATTTATCGATCGACAAAAATATGATCGATAAAGATGAATATCCGCAAACCGCAGAGATTGAAGCACGTTGTGTAAGAATGCTGGCTGATTTATGGAATTCACCGACACCGGAAACGACGTTGGGCTGCTCCACCATCGGTTCATCTGAAGCCGCGATGCTAGGTGGGCTGGCCCTGAAATGGCAATGGCGTAAAAAACGTGCCGAACAGGGATTAACCGCCGATAAACCGAACCTGATTTGTGGGCCAGTACAGATTTGCTGGCATAAATTTGCCCGTTACTTTGACGTTGAACTGCGTGAAATCCCGCTGGAAGGCGATCGCCTGATCATGAGCCCGGAAGAAGTGCTCAAACGTGTTGATGAAAATACCATTGGCGTGGTGCCCACATTGGGTGTGACATTTACTTGCCAGTACGAGCCGGTTAAAGCGGTCAGCGATGCCCTTGATAAACTGCAAAACGAAACCGGTCTGGATATTCCCATGCACGTTGATGGCGCGAGCGGCGGCTTTCTGGCCCCGTTCTGTGTACCTGAGCTGGAATGGGATTTCCGCTTGCCGCGGGTGAAATCCATCAATACTTCCGGCCATAAATTTGGTTTGGCCCCATTGGGTGCGGGCTGGATAGTGTGGCGAGAAGTGTCTGACTTGCCTGAAGAACTTATCTTCAATGTCAACTATCTTGGCGGCAACATGCCTACTTTTGCCTTGAACTTCTCACGTCCTGGCGGGCAGATCGTTGCACAGTACTATAATTTTTTGCGTCTTGGCCGTGAAGGCTACGCGAAAATCCACAATGCGTGCTATGCCACGGCGCAGTATCTGGCCGAAGAAATCGGCAAAATAGGGCCATTTGAAATTCTGTTTGACGGTGACAGCAGTAAAGGCATCCCTGCGCTGGCGTGGAAACTGAAAGATAATGCGGCACTGGGTGGCTACAACCTTTATGACCTGGCCGACAAATTACGTTCCCGTGGCTGGCAGGTTCCGGCGTATTCCATGCCAGCACATCGTGAAGATCTGGTGATTCAACGTATTCTGGTTCGTCATGGTGTGAGCTACGATCTCGGTTGCCTGCTGATTGATGATATTAAAAGAGCGCTAGACTATTTCGCAAACCACCCGGTTACGCACCCTCTAAGTGAAGAAGAAGCGAGTGGTTTTAACCACGGGTAA
- the gadC gene encoding glutamate:gamma-aminobutyrate antiporter has protein sequence MTSKQANAVPKQLSLLGFFAITASMVMAVYEYPTFATSGFSLIFFLLLGGLLWFIPVGLCAAEMATVEGWEEGGVFTWVSKTLGEKWGFAAISFGYLQIAIGFIPMLYFVLGALSYILKWPALNEDPMVKTIAALIILWGLAFTQLGGTKNTAFIAKIGFFAGILLPAAILVILVISYLHSGAPVVIEMSAATFFPDFTSIGTLVVFVAFILSYMGVEASATHVNEMKNPGRDYPLAMLLLMFAAICLSSVGGLSIAAVIPHEQINLSAGVMQSFTVLINHFGSSYEWAVRVIAALLLLGVLAEIAAWIVGPSRGMLVTAQKGILSARFAKMNKNGVPVVLVISQLVITSIALVVLTNTGGGNNMSFLIALALTVVIYLCSYFLLFLGYIALIRKQPENKRTFNIPGGNAVKITVAMVGLITSLVAFVVSFFPPSGLPGNEANDIYAGLLAASFLVVLVIPFIIYALHDKQGKTHHVKLVPITTDTAPKGHFFIHPRARSPHHIVVDDKEVH, from the coding sequence ATGACCAGTAAACAGGCCAACGCCGTGCCAAAGCAATTATCGCTATTAGGTTTTTTTGCGATAACCGCATCCATGGTGATGGCGGTATATGAATACCCGACTTTTGCCACTTCCGGTTTTTCTCTTATTTTCTTCCTGCTGTTGGGGGGGCTGCTGTGGTTTATTCCTGTTGGCTTGTGCGCGGCAGAAATGGCGACCGTAGAAGGTTGGGAAGAAGGGGGCGTTTTCACCTGGGTTTCTAAGACGTTGGGGGAAAAATGGGGTTTTGCGGCTATCTCTTTTGGCTATTTGCAAATCGCCATCGGCTTTATTCCGATGCTCTACTTCGTGCTGGGGGCGCTCTCTTATATCCTTAAGTGGCCAGCGCTGAATGAAGATCCGATGGTGAAAACAATTGCTGCGCTGATTATTTTGTGGGGGCTCGCATTCACCCAACTTGGTGGCACTAAGAATACGGCCTTTATCGCGAAGATTGGTTTTTTTGCTGGCATATTGTTGCCCGCAGCCATTCTGGTGATCCTGGTCATCAGCTACCTGCATTCTGGCGCGCCAGTGGTGATTGAAATGAGTGCTGCGACATTCTTTCCAGACTTCACCAGCATCGGAACGTTAGTGGTGTTTGTCGCTTTCATCCTGAGTTATATGGGGGTTGAAGCTTCTGCAACCCACGTCAATGAAATGAAAAACCCGGGCCGTGATTATCCGCTCGCCATGCTGCTGTTGATGTTTGCTGCGATTTGTTTGAGTTCAGTGGGGGGGCTTTCTATTGCGGCGGTGATCCCCCACGAGCAGATAAACCTTTCCGCTGGGGTGATGCAGAGCTTTACGGTGCTTATTAATCATTTTGGTTCGAGTTATGAATGGGCTGTCCGTGTGATTGCGGCACTGTTGCTGTTGGGGGTACTCGCTGAAATTGCTGCCTGGATCGTGGGGCCTTCCCGTGGGATGTTAGTGACCGCACAGAAAGGTATTTTGTCTGCCCGTTTTGCTAAAATGAATAAAAACGGTGTGCCCGTGGTACTGGTGATATCTCAATTGGTGATTACGTCAATTGCACTGGTTGTTCTGACCAATACCGGAGGGGGCAATAATATGTCCTTCCTGATCGCACTGGCATTGACCGTTGTGATTTACCTGTGCAGCTATTTCTTGCTGTTCCTGGGTTACATTGCGTTGATTCGCAAACAACCGGAAAACAAACGCACCTTTAATATTCCGGGAGGTAACGCGGTGAAAATTACCGTAGCGATGGTTGGTTTAATCACTTCGCTGGTTGCGTTTGTGGTGTCGTTCTTCCCACCGTCAGGCTTACCGGGTAATGAAGCCAATGACATCTATGCCGGCTTGCTGGCGGCGAGTTTCCTGGTTGTGTTGGTGATCCCTTTCATCATTTATGCGCTGCATGATAAGCAAGGGAAAACTCATCATGTGAAATTGGTTCCTATCACTACCGACACCGCACCAAAAGGGCATTTTTTCATTCACCCAAGAGCACGTTCACCGCACCATATCGTTGTGGATGACAAAGAAGTGCATTAA